In Silene latifolia isolate original U9 population chromosome X, ASM4854445v1, whole genome shotgun sequence, the following proteins share a genomic window:
- the LOC141622026 gene encoding homeobox-leucine zipper protein HDG1-like — protein sequence MGKMEPQGEMGFFADQFEANNMMGGENSESENYDTVSVEDHVDGGSQNTNASATKKAKRKRYHRHTPQQIQELENFFKSIAHPDEKQRLELGRRLGLEGRQVKFWFQNRRTQMKTQIERHENVSLKQEYDKLRLENGALKDAMRNPTCQDCGGAVIMGEVSMQDHELKIENERLKDELIRVTAMAEKFLGRPVSDLANQIIATSGAPSPALMGLNLPNGVSSTTPMNGSIMTSEYEKTMFMQVAMAAMDELLTMAQADSPLWFKSLEDGRELLNQDEYAKKFSPFVGMKPFGFITDATKEASTVFISSFELVETMMFPRRLKDTFPCMLGKADTIEVLFSGNGGSRDGELQLMNAEFLYPSPFVPLRQEKIIRFAKQHSQGMWAVVDVSVDMIRASSSSGSSTVKWRRLPSGLIVQDVANGYSLVTWVEHVEYDENCVHQLYRPLLRSGMAFGAQRWLASLQRERECVAFFMSPKIYPEQDAVIEATTPEGKRSIVKLMKRISNNFCSGLCASSSRRWEKLQIGGLSADVSIMSRICVNEPGEPSGVVLSASTSVWLPVPRQHLFDFLRDEKVRGKWDILANGGPMKVIACFPKSQNKANCVSLFCPPAAPPRESNMLILQESWSDRTGSFVVYAPVDTSLVESVLRGEDSDYVALLPSGFAICDGPHHSNEVPNSSGASILTMGFQILVNSLPTAKLTVESIETVSTLMSCTIQKIRGSLGC from the exons ATG GGTAAAATGGAACCGCAAGGAGAAATGGGTTTTTTCGCGGATCAATTTGAGGCGAACAATATGATGGGAGGCGAAAATTCTGAGAGTGAAAACTATGACACTGTCTCTGTTGAGGATCATGTTGATGGAGGTTCTCAAAACACTAATGCTTCTGCTACCAAGAAAGCGAAGAGGAAGAGATATCACAGGCACACTCCCCAACAAATTCAAGAACTTGAGAA TTTCTTTAAGAGCATTGCTCATCCAGATGAAAAACAAAGGCTCGAACTTGGTAGGAGGCTTGGATTGGAGGGCAGGCAGGTTAAGTTCTGGTTTCAAAATCGCCGAACTCAGATGAAG ACACAAATTGAACGACATGAAAATGTATCCCTTAAGCAAGAATATGACAAACTTCGCCTTGAAAATGGCGCGTTGAAGGATGCTATGAGGAATCCGACTTGTCAAGATTGTGGCGGTGCTGTTATAATGGGGGAAGTATCCATGCAGGACCATGAACTTAAGATTGAAAACGAACGTTTAAAGGACGAATTAATCCGTGTTACTGCCATGGCTGAGAAGTTCCTAGGGAGGCCTGTCTCTGATTTGGCTAATCAAATCATAGCCACATCCGGGGCACCATCTCCGGCACTCATGGGACTTAACCTGCCAAATGGGGTTTCAAGTACTACCCCAATGAATGGTTCTATCATGACTAGTGAGTACGAGAAGACGATGTTCATGCAAGTAGCAATGGCTGCAATGGATGAATTGCTTACCATGGCTCAAGCCGATAGTCCCTTGTGGTTTAAAAGCTTAGAAGACGGTCGGGAATTATTGAACCAAGATGAGTATGCAAAAAAGTTCTCACCTTTTGTTGGGATGAAACCTTTTGGCTTCATTACGGATGCTACTAAAGAGGCTAGCACTGTGTTCATCAGTAGCTTCGAACTTGTTGAGACTATGATGTTCCCG AGGCGGTTGAAAGACACGTTTCCATGTATGCTAGGCAAAGCTGACACCATTGAGGTTCTCTTCAGTGGCAATGGTGGATCCCGAGATGGCGAACTTCAATTG ATGAATGCAGAGTTTTTATACCCCTCGCCATTCGTTCCTCTCCGCCAAGAGAAGATTATACGGTTTGCCAAGCAGCATTCCCAGGGAATGTGGGCCGTGGTTGATGTCTCCGTGGACATGATCCGAGCATCATCGAGTTCAGGCTCATCTACTGTCAAGTGGAGGAGACTTCCTTCTGGCCTTATTGTTCAAGATGTTGCCAATGGTTATTCTCTG GTTACATGGGTCGAGCATGTGGAATATGATGAAAATTGTGTCCATCAGTTGTATCGTCCATTACTGAGATCGGGAATGGCCTTTGGTGCGCAAAGGTGGCTTGCCTCTCTGCAAAGAGAGCGCGAATGTGTTGCCTTTTTCATGTCCCCTAAAATTTACCCTGAACAGGATGCAG TAATTGAAGCTACCACCCCAGAAGGCAAGAGAAGTATCGTAAAGCTGATGAAGCGCATAAGCAACAACTTCTGCTCGGGACTGTGTGCGTCATCTTCCCGTCGTTGGGAGAAGCTGCAAATCGGAGGCTTGTCTGCGGATGTTAGCATCATGAGCCGTATCTGCGTCAACGAACCAGGCGAGCCTTCTGGTGTGGTGCTGAGTGCCTCAACATCGGTCTGGCTGCCGGTGCCAAGGCAGCATTTATTTGACTTTTTAAGGGACGAGAAAGTAAGAGGAAAATGGGACATCCTGGCCAATGGTGGCCCGATGAAAGTTATTGCCTGCTTTCCCAAGAGCCAGAACAAGGCCAATTGCGTCTCGCTGTTTTGTCCACCC GCTGCACCACCCAGGGAGAGCAACATGCTGATACTGCAGGAATCATGGTCAGACCGAACAGGCTCTTTCGTAGTCTATGCTCCAGTTGACACATCATTAGTGGAATCAGTCCTAAGGGGTGAAGATTCAGACTATGTAGCTCTATTACCCTCAGGCTTCGCGATCTGTGACGGTCCACATCACTCTAACGAAGTTCCAAATTCAAGTGGAGCATCAATCTTGACTATGGGATTCCAAATTCTGGTCAACAGCCTACCTACAGCAAAGCTCACTGTCGAGTCAATCGAAACAGTTAGCACCCTGATGTCCTGCACCATCCAGAAAATCAGAGGCTCACTTGGGTGTTAA